The window TTCACCTGATATTTCTCCGGCGCACTGTTCAAGGGGAACGGATCTTTTGGGGCTATAGAAAGCTTCTCTTGGTTGCATGACAATTTCCGGATTAAATTGTATGGCATCAATTTTTTTAATTTCACTTCTATCGGTGTGCCGGGCAATATCTGTCAGGGCATTAATCAGAGCTTCCAGGTATTCCTTTCGTTCTCCCAAACCGGTAATAGCCAGGATATTATACATATCGGCAAGCTCTATAAGTATGTTGTAATCTCTGGCCAGCATTTCTTCGACTTCGTAACCGGTAAGCCCGATTTTCCGGACATTTATCAACAACTTTGTTTCGTCAAAACTAAAGTTCCCGGATTCCTCAAAAAATACTTTGTCCGGTGCGAAGTACCCGCCAATTTTGTTAATCTCTTCTCTGGACCATTTCAACAATTCCAAGAGCTGATCCAGTATTTGCCTGCCCCTGGTAGCCAGTTGCTTTCTGGCGACATCCAGGGAGCACAGAAGTATATAAGACGGACTGGTAGTATATGCGAGATTGAGCACTTGCTTTATGTAGAGCGGATCAATGCCGCTGTTCCCGATCAGAAGCGCCGAACTCTGGGTCATTGAGCCACCCGTCTTATGAAGACTGACCGCGCTTATATCAGCCCCGGCTTCCATAGCGGATACCGGAAAATGGTCATGGAAGTGCATGTGGGTACCATGGGCTTCGTCTACTAATACCGGCATACCGTTGTGATGTGCCGCTTCCACAATTGACTTGAGGTTTGATGTTACTCCATAATAGGAAGGATTTATCGCCAGAACCGCTTTAGCAGTGGGATTCTTTTCCACGACAATACGGAGATTGCTTTCCGTGATACTAAGCACGATACCAAGTTCGCTGCTTATCTCAGGGAGTACGTAGACTGGTTTCGCACCGCTTAGTATAAGAGCGTTAAAAATCGATTTATGGACGTTTCTAGGCAGTATTATCTGGTCTCCGGGTTTGCAGGTGCTCATAATCATTGTTTGAACACCCGATGTAGTGCCGTTGATCAAGAAATAAGCGGCACTCGCTTGAAATGTCTCGGCAAGAAGTTTTTCAGCCTCTGTAATTACAGAAGTCGGGTCCCAAATTATATCGATGCCCCTTGTTTGGTTCAAGTCCATTCTTAATACATTCTCGCCGACAAATTCCTTATATTCTACCAGTCCGTTTCCATGTTTATGGCCCGGTATCTGCAACGGAACAGCATTTCTTTTCACGTGATATTTAACAGCGTCAAAAAGAGGCGTTCTAAACTGATCCAATAACTTTTCCCATCCTTCTATTGACATTACCGCGTTTCAAGCAAAATGTCTCATATTTTGTTCAGCTATCAGCACCACGATCGGTGTCTGCTGGTCGTCATTGCCATGCGGGTTATCTTTAAGATAATCAAACAACATATCCTGGGCGACTCCGTCGGTGGCAGCCAGAATGTCTACCTTCCCAATATCGTTCACATCTGTAATAACCGCCTCGGCTCCGGTTGCCTGCTTGATCCTGTCCACGACTTTTTGCGGGTCCTTCGGACCGAGAACGATATGCCTGTCAAAGGGATACATCGTACCTGCAAAGTCGTCTATCTGGGCTAGATGCCGGCCGGCCACCCGGTAGAAATCTCCCCTTCGCCCAACCAGCCTGCCCAGTCCCGCTGCCAACACACCCAGGAGAAAACGCGGCAGACCGGTCTCTTGTATGGCTACCTGCATGGATGGCGGAGCGGCGAGGCTACCTTCTTTACCGGGGAAGTTGCTTAAGATGCGAGCAAGCAAACCTGGCTTCACCGTTTCCGGCCGGATGGCTCGTCCCTGACTAATGGCTACCACACTTTCAGCCACGGCAATAATATCGCCCGGGGAGACTATCTCACCGACGTATTTTTTCGACACATCCACAATATCGTCTTTCTCTGTAATAATGTGTGTTTTAATTGATATTTTTCCGGATATCATGAATAATCACCTTTAGAATTCGCGCCGTTTTGGGCAAAGTATTTTATTAGACCGTTGAAAATCCCTTCCGCGGCTCTCTTTTGAACTGTCAGGCCGCGCAGGAATACTTCCTCCACTAAGTTGGTTATTGTCAGCACTTCCGCCTCTATCGCCGGTACTCCACCAATCGCGGCCAACTCCGCCTGTTCCGCCGTCCCTCTGTCAGCGGCCTTGAGCTTATTGACCAAACCTTCCTGGACGTAACGCGCTAAAATAGCGCTCTGTTTATTAGCGGGAGCATATAGCGTGGCAACTCCGTCTTCATTACTATCGTCACAGGAGCGATTGTGGACGCCGATGTATACGTCGGCGCCTGTTTGTTTAACCAGAGCAAATCTTTTTTCCCTGGTAATATTTTCATCACCGTTCCTGGTAAGCACAACATCTGCGTTTACCCGGCGCAGAATGTTTTCCAGTTTTTTTGCGATGGGTATAACCACGTCTTTTTCCTGAAGGCTTACAGGTCCTTTCCCACCGGTGTCTTCACCTCCGTGACCGGGGTCAATAACAATCTTTTTCCCGCTGAACAATTTGGTAATAGACGAGCGGTTCAAAGCGATTTCCACCCGGAAGGGAAAACCTTTAAGATCTGTCAACCTAAACTCCGCCGGGTGTTCCAGCATCATTTCCACTGAAACAGTTTTTTTACCGTTCTGCTTTACAATTAACTCGCGTAAAAGTCCGTCGTTTACCTCTGTCGTTCCCCCCGGCATATTCAAAATAACGCCTTCACCTTCGAAAATAACCCTTCCGTCAGCATTTCTGGCACCATGCTTATATGGCTTCGTCGACTCGAGAACCACTTTGGTAAGCCATTCGCCTTTTTCTTCATCTACAATTTTTGACCACATGTTGGTTATTCTCGGTGCTTTTTGTTTAGACAAAATGGCCCCTCCTCGCCACATTTTGGAACCAGAACCATTTAACCAACTACCACCTAATAAGATTCTTTAATCAAAGTAGTTTTCCTGTTTATTGAATAATTGTTTTTGCTCTCTCCGCGTCCGAATCCTTGACAACTATTCTTCCGCCACCCATTAAATTAACAGAGTTAATAGTTGCTTACTCCATATTTTTCTTATTTAAGTAACAATTGTAACTTTATTCTTGTCCATTAATATAGCACCCTTCGAATAAAAAATATTCGGCAAGAGGAAGGGTATTTCCTGCAATATATGAGAGAAGGCGCTAAAAAAGGGCCGCCCGTCAAAGGCGACCCATCAAAATCTCATCCTCCTATTGCTCATATATCTTTTGTCGATAACAACGTGCTTGAAGCCTTAAGTCAATTCGTATATGCAATGAAATAAGTTTTACCGTTGCTTTACAATTGGAAGTTTTTTTCGTTAATAAGTCTTACACAAGCATCAACTACATGCGGATCATAAAGAACGTTTTTCTTCTCAATGATCTCGCTAATAGCATT of the Pelotomaculum isophthalicicum JI genome contains:
- a CDS encoding coenzyme F420-0:L-glutamate ligase, producing the protein MISGKISIKTHIITEKDDIVDVSKKYVGEIVSPGDIIAVAESVVAISQGRAIRPETVKPGLLARILSNFPGKEGSLAAPPSMQVAIQETGLPRFLLGVLAAGLGRLVGRRGDFYRVAGRHLAQIDDFAGTMYPFDRHIVLGPKDPQKVVDRIKQATGAEAVITDVNDIGKVDILAATDGVAQDMLFDYLKDNPHGNDDQQTPIVVLIAEQNMRHFA
- a CDS encoding aminotransferase class I/II-fold pyridoxal phosphate-dependent enzyme, with product MDQFRTPLFDAVKYHVKRNAVPLQIPGHKHGNGLVEYKEFVGENVLRMDLNQTRGIDIIWDPTSVITEAEKLLAETFQASAAYFLINGTTSGVQTMIMSTCKPGDQIILPRNVHKSIFNALILSGAKPVYVLPEISSELGIVLSITESNLRIVVEKNPTAKAVLAINPSYYGVTSNLKSIVEAAHHNGMPVLVDEAHGTHMHFHDHFPVSAMEAGADISAVSLHKTGGSMTQSSALLIGNSGIDPLYIKQVLNLAYTTSPSYILLCSLDVARKQLATRGRQILDQLLELLKWSREEINKIGGYFAPDKVFFEESGNFSFDETKLLINVRKIGLTGYEVEEMLARDYNILIELADMYNILAITGLGERKEYLEALINALTDIARHTDRSEIKKIDAIQFNPEIVMQPREAFYSPKRSVPLEQCAGEISGEMIMVYPPGIPLVSMGEVITHEIIEYVKQLKLEKCTLQGTSDPCVNFVMVLDR
- a CDS encoding N-acetylmuramoyl-L-alanine amidase family protein, coding for MSKQKAPRITNMWSKIVDEEKGEWLTKVVLESTKPYKHGARNADGRVIFEGEGVILNMPGGTTEVNDGLLRELIVKQNGKKTVSVEMMLEHPAEFRLTDLKGFPFRVEIALNRSSITKLFSGKKIVIDPGHGGEDTGGKGPVSLQEKDVVIPIAKKLENILRRVNADVVLTRNGDENITREKRFALVKQTGADVYIGVHNRSCDDSNEDGVATLYAPANKQSAILARYVQEGLVNKLKAADRGTAEQAELAAIGGVPAIEAEVLTITNLVEEVFLRGLTVQKRAAEGIFNGLIKYFAQNGANSKGDYS